In one Paenibacillus sp. JQZ6Y-1 genomic region, the following are encoded:
- a CDS encoding NHLP leader peptide family RiPP precursor: MSSQAIFHNQVIQKAWEDPGFLELLKTNPKQALQEVMGISFPEHIKLTTIEETPSELYLVIPPKPSDVVPAARLKPEASW, encoded by the coding sequence ATGTCCAGCCAAGCCATTTTTCACAATCAGGTGATTCAAAAAGCATGGGAAGACCCAGGATTTTTGGAATTGTTAAAAACCAATCCAAAACAGGCATTGCAGGAAGTGATGGGCATTTCGTTTCCAGAGCATATCAAGCTGACCACCATTGAAGAAACACCGAGCGAGCTATATTTGGTCATTCCACCTAAACCTTCGGACGTGGTTCCTGCTGCACGCTTGAAACCGGAAGCGTCTTGGTAA
- a CDS encoding sensor histidine kinase: protein MKQRKSLLPKPIPVTVYILVGMTVVLLIVNTIYYLTSRSALISVQEQNMRVISEQIRSSIKLSQNGEEFVENLNGENLRMAAQTVQSTLGNQLNTITDNDLKTLSKQIGVDRITLFQQQGDNVVPVRSSDESDLSRWNTWRSDWLKAVKQLLRGQEPNVELGQKLPNFWAAPLVSSEDEDVTSSEKMGFYYDGSTDYVINVYTDDESVREYRKDTGVEAIIREILNGETNRQTLGISIFNPPIFLDQSNQYNSHGVIWYDENNTINNDYSYKSAPDRDNIRQVNRTGQLISVTETYNGQQVLKTFIPVELTYPAIIMVVSDLTGVQTRLNEQLLLISLSIILCTIIIIAIVLGVIAMLNRRTEAVAQSVQNVYLENIDALFNSIKEQRHDFNNHVNTIQLLVKMKKYDDLSAYTAELVGESIAMNQIININLPAMSALIQAKMTQAYDRKIRFEYEIANLKSVQFGTVKSTELVKIVSNLIDNAFDAVAETENPDKLVKVTGSIRGEQLTFTVGNNGNPIPEKLRQQIFEAGFSTKPLNRKNSGLGLAIVSKILKKHRGIIMVESDETWTEFSVRLPL, encoded by the coding sequence ATGAAACAGCGCAAGAGCCTGTTGCCCAAACCGATCCCGGTAACTGTATATATTCTGGTCGGTATGACCGTCGTATTGCTTATTGTGAATACGATTTATTACTTAACATCACGCAGTGCCCTGATCTCTGTACAAGAACAAAATATGCGCGTTATTTCAGAACAGATTCGCTCATCCATCAAGCTATCCCAGAACGGGGAAGAGTTTGTGGAAAACCTGAACGGTGAGAATCTTAGAATGGCAGCACAGACTGTCCAATCTACACTTGGCAATCAACTCAATACGATTACTGACAATGACTTGAAGACGTTAAGCAAGCAGATCGGGGTAGACCGAATTACATTGTTCCAGCAACAAGGGGATAATGTGGTACCTGTTCGTTCATCCGATGAAAGCGATTTGTCCCGGTGGAATACGTGGCGTTCTGACTGGCTGAAGGCAGTCAAGCAGTTGCTGCGCGGTCAGGAGCCGAACGTGGAACTTGGACAGAAATTGCCGAATTTCTGGGCGGCACCGCTTGTATCCAGTGAGGACGAGGATGTCACCAGTAGTGAGAAAATGGGATTTTATTATGATGGCTCTACCGATTATGTGATCAATGTCTACACAGATGACGAATCGGTTCGTGAATATCGCAAGGATACTGGTGTAGAAGCGATTATACGTGAAATTTTGAATGGCGAAACGAATCGCCAGACGCTGGGGATTTCCATTTTCAATCCACCGATCTTTTTGGATCAGTCGAATCAGTACAATTCACATGGTGTGATCTGGTATGACGAGAATAACACCATCAACAACGACTACTCGTACAAAAGCGCGCCCGACCGCGATAATATTCGGCAGGTGAATCGCACGGGACAATTGATCTCGGTCACCGAGACGTACAATGGTCAGCAGGTGCTCAAAACGTTTATTCCCGTAGAATTGACGTATCCGGCGATTATTATGGTGGTGTCGGATTTGACGGGTGTGCAGACGAGACTGAATGAACAGCTGCTTCTCATCTCACTGTCTATCATTCTGTGTACGATTATTATTATTGCCATTGTGCTAGGTGTCATCGCGATGCTGAATCGACGTACCGAAGCAGTAGCGCAAAGCGTACAAAACGTGTATCTGGAAAATATCGATGCCTTGTTTAACTCGATCAAGGAACAGCGTCATGACTTTAACAATCACGTCAATACGATCCAATTGCTGGTCAAGATGAAAAAGTATGATGATCTGTCTGCCTACACCGCGGAGCTGGTTGGCGAATCCATTGCTATGAACCAGATTATCAATATCAATCTGCCAGCGATGTCCGCATTAATTCAGGCGAAAATGACGCAGGCATACGATCGCAAAATCCGATTTGAATACGAAATTGCTAATCTGAAGTCTGTACAATTTGGTACGGTGAAATCGACCGAGCTCGTGAAGATTGTCAGCAACCTGATCGACAATGCGTTTGATGCGGTCGCTGAGACTGAGAACCCAGATAAGCTGGTCAAGGTAACCGGTAGTATCCGAGGGGAACAATTGACCTTTACTGTTGGAAACAATGGCAACCCGATTCCCGAAAAGTTACGACAGCAGATTTTTGAAGCTGGATTCAGCACCAAGCCGTTAAACCGTAAAAACTCCGGTCTCGGTCTGGCGATTGTTTCCAAAATCCTGAAAAAACACCGTGGAATTATTATGGTGGAAAGTGACGAAACATGGACTGAATTTTCGGTGCGTTTGCCGCTGTAA
- a CDS encoding AraC family transcriptional regulator: MNADFVMEYHHLPTFSPLHTATETHRWTLIYLPSTAGASLSMSSARIYLTPPGQDAPWVQPIHGRASGVCCQFVACPQWMSWLHQLQTPHAERPLLINDSRLCREIQQVLERLMEYGDRADHPGYRQLTFHLLSEVLLLLAMNAGADNHHSDGRIEEVQHYLQRHYTEDIRVEQLAQLVCLSPSRLSHLYKQHTGETIMDTVLRLRLEQAQQLLCSTSRYIGEIAYEVGFNSQTYFTCKFTRHFGISPSLYRSSFFARSADEEPAYYL; encoded by the coding sequence ATGAATGCTGATTTTGTAATGGAGTATCATCATCTTCCGACATTTTCCCCGCTGCATACCGCCACCGAAACGCATCGCTGGACCTTGATTTATTTGCCTTCTACTGCTGGAGCATCATTATCTATGAGTAGCGCACGTATCTATCTGACACCACCCGGACAGGATGCACCTTGGGTACAGCCGATTCATGGTAGAGCATCGGGCGTATGCTGCCAATTCGTTGCTTGCCCACAATGGATGAGCTGGCTGCACCAATTGCAAACCCCTCATGCTGAACGACCACTGCTGATCAATGACAGCCGATTATGCCGAGAAATACAGCAGGTGCTGGAGCGGCTGATGGAATACGGCGACCGTGCCGATCATCCGGGCTATCGCCAGCTTACCTTTCATCTGCTCAGCGAAGTGTTGCTTCTGCTCGCCATGAATGCCGGAGCAGACAATCATCATTCTGATGGACGTATCGAAGAAGTGCAGCATTATTTGCAGCGCCATTATACCGAAGATATTCGGGTAGAGCAGCTCGCCCAGCTCGTCTGTCTGTCGCCTTCGCGATTGTCACATTTGTATAAGCAGCATACTGGCGAGACGATTATGGATACTGTACTTCGGCTAAGACTGGAACAGGCACAACAGTTATTGTGCAGCACTTCTCGCTATATTGGGGAGATCGCCTACGAGGTCGGCTTCAATTCACAGACGTATTTCACCTGCAAATTTACTCGCCACTTTGGCATCAGTCCATCGCTGTATCGTAGCAGCTTTTTCGCTCGTTCGGCGGATGAAGAACCCGCTTATTATTTGTAG
- a CDS encoding OsmC family protein, whose amino-acid sequence MIHEFILDANWKGGRNSEGTISSGNLNTVISIPQPMGGPGTGTNPDEMLLGAAATCYIITLAAMLERSNIAVEQLTMQSQGNVDVTNNIFTYKEIIHRPHIVLPANATAQELDKAQLLAHKAEQSCMISRALAGNVQLSTEPNIHTAQPAE is encoded by the coding sequence ATGATTCACGAATTTATACTGGATGCCAATTGGAAGGGCGGACGCAATAGCGAAGGCACCATTTCCTCCGGCAACCTCAATACCGTAATCTCCATTCCGCAGCCGATGGGTGGACCGGGAACAGGTACCAATCCTGACGAAATGCTGCTAGGCGCCGCAGCCACCTGTTATATCATCACATTGGCAGCGATGCTAGAACGCTCGAATATTGCTGTAGAGCAGCTGACGATGCAATCGCAAGGGAATGTGGATGTGACGAATAATATTTTCACCTATAAAGAAATTATTCATCGTCCGCATATTGTACTGCCTGCAAATGCTACCGCGCAGGAGCTGGACAAAGCTCAACTACTGGCGCACAAAGCGGAGCAATCATGTATGATCTCGCGCGCCTTGGCAGGCAATGTACAGTTGTCTACCGAGCCGAATATCCATACCGCGCAGCCTGCGGAATAA
- a CDS encoding ABC transporter permease subunit produces the protein MNTIIGMTWKELLRKKVMLMTLVMTVLFLVLFWFIASTVTKNAQPANTGAVDLVTPYITGSTLLTLGFFFGSFILAFLVIFSSFSSISGEAEIGIMQATITRPVPRWKWYVGRWLGYVSFGVLYALLLYVSIIVVTDIHTFVPGDLVVHIQSFLVYALAVPILITLSLLGSTAFSALGNGVFMTMFYGAGWLGGMVEKFTSVMDLEPDVHQTLNNITGIISFLMPVDALQRKMLAILLGFDDLAGMVDVGSSLTSGMGLGQVVSGSFIVYAVLYTVILLLWGMRRFNRKEL, from the coding sequence ATGAATACGATTATTGGAATGACATGGAAAGAACTGCTGCGCAAAAAGGTCATGCTGATGACGCTGGTCATGACCGTTCTCTTTTTGGTGCTGTTCTGGTTTATTGCTAGTACAGTGACCAAGAATGCTCAGCCTGCCAATACGGGAGCGGTAGATTTGGTCACACCGTATATAACAGGCTCTACACTGCTGACACTCGGCTTTTTCTTTGGCAGCTTTATTCTGGCGTTTCTTGTGATTTTCAGTTCGTTTTCGTCGATTTCTGGGGAAGCAGAGATTGGCATCATGCAAGCAACAATAACCCGTCCAGTCCCACGCTGGAAATGGTATGTTGGACGATGGCTTGGGTATGTGTCGTTTGGTGTGCTGTATGCGTTACTACTGTATGTATCGATTATTGTAGTCACGGATATTCATACCTTTGTACCGGGTGATCTGGTGGTACATATCCAGTCGTTTCTCGTTTATGCGTTGGCAGTACCGATTCTAATTACGCTTAGTCTGCTTGGCTCCACTGCTTTTTCCGCGCTAGGAAATGGCGTATTTATGACGATGTTTTATGGGGCAGGCTGGCTTGGCGGGATGGTGGAGAAATTCACGTCCGTCATGGATTTAGAGCCGGATGTGCATCAGACCTTGAACAACATTACTGGAATCATTTCCTTCCTCATGCCAGTCGATGCGCTGCAACGCAAAATGCTGGCGATCTTGCTTGGATTCGATGATCTCGCCGGAATGGTGGACGTCGGTTCTTCACTGACTTCTGGCATGGGGCTGGGACAGGTCGTTTCAGGTAGCTTTATCGTCTATGCTGTACTGTATACAGTGATTTTGCTGCTATGGGGCATGAGACGTTTTAATCGCAAAGAATTATAA
- a CDS encoding ABC transporter ATP-binding protein yields MTQNAIHIDNLTKQYDNGRGCRNVQITVGQGEAFGFLGPNGAGKSTLVKMLVGLIQPTNGTASLFGDPIGTVAAKRHIGYLPELYRYQEWLTGSEVVRLHAKLCGLDKETTARRVPELLDRVGIGNRGKDRVKQYSKGMQQRLGLACALIADPPILFLDEPSSALDPVGRLEVRKLLRELKQEGKTIFLNSHLLEEVEYICDRIALLNNGEILRHGTVQQVLHAQTRWLFKIGGYTPDILPWLMETSGVQLHKAESLPDGERNGGSMGDEIWLEAVIDNEQQVGLITTLIVNQGMTLYHVYPVRERLEEWFMEAVSGLSHRGEHE; encoded by the coding sequence ATGACGCAAAACGCCATTCATATCGATAATCTCACCAAGCAGTATGATAATGGACGCGGCTGCCGAAATGTGCAGATTACCGTTGGACAGGGGGAAGCCTTTGGCTTCCTCGGTCCTAATGGTGCTGGCAAAAGCACGCTTGTCAAAATGCTGGTCGGTCTGATTCAGCCGACAAATGGAACTGCTTCGCTATTCGGCGATCCAATCGGAACCGTAGCAGCCAAGCGGCATATCGGTTATTTGCCAGAGCTGTACCGTTATCAGGAATGGTTGACCGGCAGTGAAGTCGTCAGGCTGCATGCCAAATTGTGCGGACTGGACAAAGAGACGACAGCGCGCCGTGTACCAGAGCTGCTAGATCGCGTAGGCATCGGCAATCGTGGCAAAGACAGAGTCAAGCAGTATTCCAAAGGTATGCAGCAACGTCTCGGACTGGCGTGTGCGCTGATTGCCGATCCGCCGATTCTATTTTTGGATGAACCATCTTCGGCGCTTGATCCAGTCGGTCGGTTGGAGGTACGTAAACTGCTGCGTGAACTCAAGCAGGAAGGCAAGACCATTTTCCTGAATTCGCATCTATTGGAGGAAGTAGAGTATATTTGCGACCGAATCGCGCTGCTCAATAATGGCGAGATTCTGCGTCACGGGACGGTACAGCAGGTGCTGCACGCACAGACTCGCTGGCTGTTCAAAATCGGGGGCTATACTCCCGATATTTTGCCGTGGTTGATGGAAACGAGCGGCGTTCAGCTGCATAAGGCGGAATCATTACCTGACGGCGAAAGAAACGGTGGCAGTATGGGCGATGAAATCTGGCTGGAAGCAGTTATTGATAACGAGCAGCAGGTCGGTCTGATCACGACGCTAATCGTTAATCAAGGGATGACGCTGTATCATGTGTATCCGGTACGAGAACGGCTGGAGGAATGGTTTATGGAAGCTGTATCAGGACTCAGCCACCGGGGGGAACACGAATGA
- a CDS encoding GH12 family glycosyl hydrolase domain-containing protein → MFKSMSKKARLLRILLSAALLASAIAPLSASAADSSEAYAKLNFANNKYYIFNNVWGQDKVQGWWQTIYHNSDSNLGWVWHWPSTSSDVKAYPSIVSGWHWTEGYTPGSGFPTRLSDNKNINSTVGYSIKASGTYNAAYDVWFHNTNKASWDSTPTDEVMIWLNNTNAGPLGTYVETVNIGGSSWKVNKGWLDAGNGKGWNVFSFVRTANTSDATLNVKNFTDYLINNKKWMTNTKYVSSVEFGTEIFGGDGQINISKWNVNVQ, encoded by the coding sequence ATGTTCAAATCCATGTCGAAAAAAGCTCGTCTGCTCCGCATCCTGTTGTCCGCCGCCTTGCTAGCTAGCGCCATCGCACCACTAAGCGCATCCGCTGCCGATTCCTCTGAAGCGTATGCCAAGCTGAATTTTGCGAACAACAAATACTACATATTCAACAACGTCTGGGGTCAGGACAAAGTACAAGGCTGGTGGCAAACCATCTACCACAACAGCGATTCCAACCTCGGCTGGGTATGGCACTGGCCAAGCACCAGCTCCGATGTCAAAGCCTACCCGTCCATCGTCAGCGGCTGGCACTGGACCGAAGGCTACACACCGGGCAGCGGTTTCCCAACTCGCTTGTCCGACAACAAAAATATCAATTCCACCGTCGGCTATTCCATCAAAGCATCCGGCACTTACAACGCCGCATATGATGTCTGGTTCCACAACACCAACAAAGCCAGCTGGGATTCCACCCCAACCGACGAAGTCATGATCTGGCTCAACAATACGAACGCAGGTCCACTCGGAACCTACGTAGAAACCGTCAACATCGGCGGCAGCAGCTGGAAAGTCAACAAGGGTTGGCTCGATGCAGGCAACGGCAAAGGCTGGAACGTCTTCTCCTTCGTCCGTACCGCCAACACATCTGACGCCACCCTAAACGTCAAAAACTTCACCGACTACCTGATCAACAACAAAAAATGGATGACCAATACCAAATACGTCAGCAGCGTCGAATTCGGTACCGAAATCTTCGGCGGCGACGGCCAAATCAACATCTCCAAATGGAACGTCAACGTCCAATAA
- a CDS encoding nucleotidyltransferase domain-containing protein translates to MQVSQEMRTIIRAEIQRIEQEQDVKIVYACESGIRAWGFPSVDSDYDVRFIYVHQPEWYLSIFQRRDVIEYPISDQLDVNGWDLIKALNLFRKSNPPLLEWLASPIVYHEAYSLADQLRQLSPLGFSPRACMYHYLHMAKGNLRGYLQGETVKSKKYFYVLRPVLACRWIIEKGTVPPMSFHTLVEELLPEGRLKSDIHELLKRKMSGEELDLEPRIVSIHDFLEVQIPVLEQLATAQAAPAESMDDRLDQLFRDTLHEVWS, encoded by the coding sequence ATGCAAGTTAGTCAAGAGATGAGAACCATCATCCGCGCGGAGATTCAGCGGATTGAACAAGAACAGGATGTCAAAATAGTATATGCCTGCGAGTCGGGCATCAGAGCATGGGGGTTCCCATCGGTGGATAGCGACTATGATGTGCGGTTTATCTATGTGCATCAGCCGGAATGGTACCTATCCATTTTTCAGCGTCGCGATGTAATCGAATATCCGATCAGTGACCAACTGGATGTGAACGGCTGGGATCTGATCAAAGCATTGAATTTGTTCCGCAAATCGAACCCGCCGCTACTGGAATGGTTGGCTTCGCCGATTGTATATCATGAAGCGTACTCACTGGCAGATCAGCTTCGTCAGCTGTCACCGCTTGGTTTCTCACCGCGTGCTTGCATGTATCACTACCTGCATATGGCAAAAGGAAACCTTCGCGGATATTTGCAGGGCGAGACGGTCAAAAGTAAAAAGTACTTTTATGTACTGCGTCCCGTACTGGCATGCCGCTGGATCATCGAAAAAGGTACAGTACCGCCGATGTCCTTTCACACACTGGTAGAAGAACTGCTGCCAGAAGGTCGGTTAAAAAGTGATATTCATGAACTGCTGAAGCGTAAAATGTCTGGCGAAGAGCTGGATCTCGAACCGCGCATTGTATCGATTCATGATTTTCTTGAAGTCCAAATTCCAGTATTAGAGCAGCTGGCGACAGCCCAAGCTGCACCTGCTGAGTCGATGGACGACAGACTGGATCAATTGTTCCGCGATACTCTACATGAGGTATGGAGCTGA
- a CDS encoding cupin domain-containing protein translates to MKTQLPVSPLVAALGLTPHEEGGWYREMWKASFEIPQQILPPQYSGPRFSATSIYFLLHADEISDWHVVHSDELWLIHSGSPLELTLGGKGDSPEEGEKFILGLDIEAGQLPQVLIPAGVWQMARPLGDEPVFVSCVVAPGFHYDDFKLIER, encoded by the coding sequence ATGAAAACTCAATTACCTGTATCCCCACTTGTTGCTGCACTTGGACTGACTCCGCATGAAGAAGGCGGCTGGTACCGTGAAATGTGGAAAGCATCGTTTGAGATTCCACAGCAAATTTTGCCTCCGCAGTATTCCGGTCCACGCTTCTCGGCAACGTCGATCTACTTCCTATTGCATGCCGATGAAATTTCCGATTGGCATGTCGTGCATTCGGATGAGCTGTGGCTGATTCACTCTGGCAGTCCGCTCGAGCTGACACTTGGCGGCAAAGGCGATAGCCCAGAAGAAGGTGAGAAGTTCATCCTCGGTCTGGATATTGAAGCCGGACAACTTCCACAGGTACTAATCCCAGCAGGAGTATGGCAAATGGCGCGACCACTCGGCGATGAGCCGGTATTCGTATCGTGTGTGGTCGCTCCGGGCTTCCATTACGACGACTTCAAGCTGATCGAGCGCTAA
- a CDS encoding sigma-70 family RNA polymerase sigma factor: MNNPEPEQFKQIFYDHYPTVKRKLYAMVRDNAAADDLAQEVFLRLYRNPPDNPDVIGAWLHRVLTRIAYDYMDKKARERRLQEKQEQYYDLNQPSPANGEDVMIRQLEHDEVHQLLDQLPERDRQALLMKYSGYSYSEIAEQLQLRPPIVGTLLHRATNKLRKKMLNST, from the coding sequence ATGAACAACCCGGAACCGGAACAGTTCAAACAAATCTTTTACGATCATTACCCTACTGTAAAACGCAAACTATATGCGATGGTGCGTGACAATGCCGCGGCGGACGATCTGGCGCAGGAGGTCTTTTTGCGGCTGTACCGCAATCCGCCCGACAATCCCGACGTGATCGGCGCTTGGCTGCACCGAGTGCTGACCCGCATCGCTTACGACTATATGGATAAAAAAGCGCGCGAGCGTCGATTGCAGGAAAAGCAGGAGCAATACTACGATCTGAATCAGCCTTCTCCCGCAAACGGCGAGGACGTGATGATTCGCCAATTGGAGCACGATGAAGTGCACCAGCTGCTGGATCAGCTGCCTGAGCGCGACCGACAAGCATTATTAATGAAATATTCCGGCTACAGCTACTCTGAGATTGCTGAGCAGCTTCAACTGAGACCGCCGATCGTAGGTACGTTACTGCATCGCGCTACGAACAAATTACGCAAAAAAATGCTCAACTCCACCTGA
- a CDS encoding acyltransferase translates to MTKERIDEWALLRGMCFLAVVMQHSIGEYIYRSDIVPADSIMLGMLYHFTRFGTLTFVFLAGAILFYQYGQGRPYRPVLLKRIGDIYVPFVIWTLIYWVTVQLADHQPIVQKGSWRLIIEQLFAPTNGYHLWFVIMIFQFYLLFPAFRWLVTQFRDKALAHRAPEQQRKRVILLLSVLAVLYGWLMYLCYYVFPQWTLTGIGQTLLEHRVNEFPFYFFYFVLGAVCGSAIQTWRETILKLLPWSSLVFLGMYIWLGYDLLKHSTDAINLNVSTYLKPTTFVIVVSHMMLMYGLALLLSRQNHVIVRFLKWCGRYSFGGYLSHALILAGVATFTRKLDLTGYHLPWTLLSFAIVAPAAILLTSLLSKLPGGHWLTGSAGKKRKPSATSTGTSRPIPQDAK, encoded by the coding sequence ATGACCAAAGAACGGATCGATGAATGGGCGCTGCTGCGCGGGATGTGTTTTCTCGCCGTGGTAATGCAGCATAGCATCGGCGAATACATTTACCGCAGTGATATTGTGCCTGCGGATTCGATTATGCTCGGTATGCTTTATCATTTCACTCGCTTTGGCACGCTGACATTTGTCTTTTTGGCGGGTGCGATTTTATTTTATCAATATGGACAGGGACGACCGTATCGACCAGTGCTGCTCAAGCGAATTGGCGATATTTATGTTCCGTTTGTGATCTGGACCCTGATCTATTGGGTGACCGTTCAGCTAGCAGACCATCAGCCGATTGTTCAAAAGGGGAGCTGGCGGCTGATTATAGAGCAGCTGTTTGCACCGACAAATGGGTATCATCTATGGTTCGTCATTATGATCTTTCAATTTTATTTATTGTTCCCTGCATTTCGCTGGCTGGTCACGCAATTTCGAGATAAGGCGTTGGCTCATCGTGCACCAGAACAGCAGCGCAAACGCGTCATTCTATTGCTGTCAGTCTTAGCAGTTCTCTATGGCTGGCTGATGTATCTATGCTATTATGTCTTTCCGCAATGGACGCTGACCGGTATTGGACAAACCTTGCTAGAGCATCGGGTCAATGAGTTTCCGTTTTACTTTTTCTACTTTGTGCTTGGCGCAGTATGCGGATCGGCGATTCAGACATGGCGCGAAACGATCTTGAAACTGCTGCCTTGGAGTTCGCTTGTCTTTTTGGGTATGTATATCTGGCTCGGCTATGATCTACTCAAGCATTCCACCGATGCTATTAATCTGAATGTATCGACGTATCTGAAGCCGACGACCTTCGTTATTGTGGTCTCACATATGATGTTGATGTATGGCTTAGCTTTACTCTTATCGCGCCAGAATCATGTGATTGTACGCTTTCTAAAATGGTGTGGACGGTATTCGTTTGGCGGGTATTTGTCTCATGCGCTCATTCTGGCGGGAGTCGCAACCTTTACACGTAAGCTTGATCTGACAGGTTACCATTTGCCGTGGACGCTACTCAGCTTTGCGATTGTAGCACCAGCAGCGATTTTGCTGACCAGTCTGCTATCCAAGCTGCCCGGCGGTCATTGGCTAACCGGATCAGCAGGCAAAAAGCGCAAACCATCTGCAACTTCTACAGGCACATCGAGACCAATTCCGCAAGATGCCAAATAA